The Gloeomargarita lithophora Alchichica-D10 genomic sequence GGCAACTGGCGGCGTACTCATGTCAAGCCCAACATGAGTTAGTTATTAGTAATGATAATTTGTGGGAATTTCAGCGCATTGTTGGGTTCCAAGAACCGCAAAAATCCGAGCGTTTGCATACCCTATTAAACGGCTATCAACGTAACTTAAACCGAGAACGATTTACTGCGGTAGTAACGGCGTTGATTCCCCAGGGGGAAGAACGGGTGTATGACTGCACCGTGCCGGGGGTTGCCCGCTTTGATGCCAATGGTTTGGTCGCCCACAATTGCGGTGAGATTCTAGGTGCAGATTTTCATTGTGTGGCGGGAAATACTTTGTTAATTACCCGCAGGGGATTGGCTTCGATTCAGTCTTTGGTGGGACAGGTGGTTGATATTTGGAATGGGCAGGGGTGGAGTGGGGTTATGCCCCAATTGACCGGGCGAGGGCGGCAACTGTATCGAGTCCATTTTGGGGATGGCACCTGGTTGGATGTGACGGCATACCATCGCTTTTTTGTCCGCCATCGTTTTGGCAAAAATTATGCGGAAATGACCACCCAGGAAATTCAAAATTACCTGGAACAAGATGGTTATGCGCTGCATACGGAACCCTTTTCCATTAATTACACTGACGGGGAATTTGTTGACCCCATCTGGGCATATACTTTGGGGCAATGGGTGGGGGATGGTTCCCTCTGCCAATCCCACGGTCAGCCCCAGTTGCAATTGCGTTTGTACGGTGCCAAAAGTTACCGTTCTCTGACCATCGCCGGTCGGTCATCGGGTCAGGTGGCTTACTATGCTGAAAATAAAGAAACTCCCTGCGTGTTTTACACCGGATTTGGTGAAAATTTTAACCCAGAATTGGTGCGCCAATTAAAGTATCATCCTGCTGCTTTGGAGCCTTTAGCCCAGTGGCATCGGGACGCAATTCTGCACTTTGTCGCCGGGTTAATTGATGCGGATGGTACAGCAACTCCGAGCGGTGGGGTACGGCTTTATTTATCGGGCTATGACCGAGCCTATCGGGTTTATTTACTGCTCCTCAAATGCGGCATTCGCTCATCCATTAACCTTTGTGGTGAGGCGGGAACGACCACCAATTTGGGTCTGCGTCGTCAGGATTTATGGTATTTGCAAATCACGGACTGTCAAGCGATTCCCTGCCAGCGGGTGGATACCTCTAAGGGTCATCAACCTCGCACTGAGGGAAAATGGCAAATGATCCGGGACGTGGAATTATTACCCGGTCACCATGATACCTATTGTTTTCACGAATTGGCATATCACAAAGGGGTGTTTGGCGGGACGTTAACTGGGCAATGTAATTTGGCGGAGATTCATCTAAATCAAATTGATCCGCACAACTTTGAGGAGCAGGAAAAAGCGTTTACCGCCGGAGCTTTATCCGTGGCGGCGTTGCTGAATCATCAATTTATTGAACCCCGATTCCAGTATTCCCGTGAACTTGACCCGATTGTGGGGGTATCGTTTACCGGGCTGTTTGACTTTTTCGTGCACGCCTTTGGCAAGGAATGGTTGCATTGGTGGGCGGCGGATCGGCCTAAAAGTGAATTGGGTTTGGTTTTGCGGCAAAAAGAAACCGATTATCTGCAATTTTGGCGAGATGTGGTACATCGGGTGGTGGGGAATTATTGCGACCGGCATGGCCTGCGCCGTCCCAATCGCTGTACTACGGTGCAACCGGCGGGGACCAAAAGTTTACTCACCAATGCGTCCCCCGGTTGGCATCCCCCCAAGGCACAGCGGTATATTCGCCGGATTACTTTTGCCAAAAATGACCCGGTGGCCTTAGCGTGTCGGGACTACGGTTATGCCATCGTTCCGGGGCAATCGGACAAGGATGACCAGGGCAATTTACTCAACGATCCCTTTGATCCCCGGTGTAATGAATGGTTGGTGGAAATTCCGGTAGCCGCCTCCTGGGCAGCAATTGCCGACGAAGCGGGCATAGATATTAGTCGGTTCAATGCCCTGGCGCAATTTGATTTTTATATGAATGTCCAAAGAAATTACACCGCCCACAATACCTCAGCAACAATTGAATTTCGGGAGTATGAAATTGAGGCTTTAGCGGATCGAATTTACCAAGCAATTCAACGGGATGAGGGCTATATCAGTGCGGCTCTATTGTCCCGGTTTGATGCCCTGCAAACGTTCCCACGTCTGCCCTTTGAACCGATTAGCAAAGCACAGTATGAACAGTTAATGCAAGACGTTTTAGACCGGCGTAAATTGGCTGATTTTGGGGCATTACTATTACAATATGACCAGCCGGATTTGCAATTGGTGCCCCAGGTTTCCGCCTGTGAAGGGGTAACCTGCGAATTACCCAATCAACCCCAGGGTTGAGCCAGCATTTCATGTCCCCATTTCAGTTAATTGTCGGTCTGGGGAATCCGGGCAGTAAATATGAATCTACCCGTCATAATGTGGGGTTTATGGCCGTAGATAATTTGGCGAAAAAATGGGGTATTTCTGGGCAGGAAAAAAGTAAATTACACGGCTGGGTTGCCCAGGGAAAAGAGTTGGTGCTACTCAAGCCTAATACTTATATGAATGATTCGGGACGGGCGGTACAGGCGGTGAG encodes the following:
- the nrdJ gene encoding ribonucleoside-triphosphate reductase, adenosylcobalamin-dependent; its protein translation is MTQAPERPPLTTNSALEAELDHRMSRYGLNPCVTADTWVHTEWGARQVRELVGRQHGTTVNGELFSTTAAGFFCTGRQPVFQLRTQAGYALRLTGNHQLLKVTAQTSKAQYSEWTPAVQLQPGDKILLHNHRHIQPWAGAGTWAEGWLLGNLIGDGCFAVHQPSHARQGKLRYWGETQAVMAEFARTTCQTVFPGFASQGLYHPQNQYIEISSARLFELAGRYGLSAKNKAITPHIERASYEFYQGFLRGFFDADGSVQGNHLKGVSIRLAQSDLARLQSVQRMLLRLGIVATLYQQRRPAATRFLPNAQRQLAAYSCQAQHELVISNDNLWEFQRIVGFQEPQKSERLHTLLNGYQRNLNRERFTAVVTALIPQGEERVYDCTVPGVARFDANGLVAHNCGEILGADFHCVAGNTLLITRRGLASIQSLVGQVVDIWNGQGWSGVMPQLTGRGRQLYRVHFGDGTWLDVTAYHRFFVRHRFGKNYAEMTTQEIQNYLEQDGYALHTEPFSINYTDGEFVDPIWAYTLGQWVGDGSLCQSHGQPQLQLRLYGAKSYRSLTIAGRSSGQVAYYAENKETPCVFYTGFGENFNPELVRQLKYHPAALEPLAQWHRDAILHFVAGLIDADGTATPSGGVRLYLSGYDRAYRVYLLLLKCGIRSSINLCGEAGTTTNLGLRRQDLWYLQITDCQAIPCQRVDTSKGHQPRTEGKWQMIRDVELLPGHHDTYCFHELAYHKGVFGGTLTGQCNLAEIHLNQIDPHNFEEQEKAFTAGALSVAALLNHQFIEPRFQYSRELDPIVGVSFTGLFDFFVHAFGKEWLHWWAADRPKSELGLVLRQKETDYLQFWRDVVHRVVGNYCDRHGLRRPNRCTTVQPAGTKSLLTNASPGWHPPKAQRYIRRITFAKNDPVALACRDYGYAIVPGQSDKDDQGNLLNDPFDPRCNEWLVEIPVAASWAAIADEAGIDISRFNALAQFDFYMNVQRNYTAHNTSATIEFREYEIEALADRIYQAIQRDEGYISAALLSRFDALQTFPRLPFEPISKAQYEQLMQDVLDRRKLADFGALLLQYDQPDLQLVPQVSACEGVTCELPNQPQG